AATGTTACATCAAGGTTTGGAAATGTCTGAAATGCCACAAATAACTTTATTAATGACTCAGAGCGATTAGCATTTTGTCTTATGATACGTGTGAACAACATTTCTTTCCAGAGATCCAAAGTGCCAGTGATAGCTCCCGCCTGTCTCTCAGTGTCAGGCGTGTATTTCACCTGTCCGCTAACGGGAGCCACTTTAACTAAGAGTGAGAGGGAAGTACACATTAAAGAGGCCATTTTAATGGTACGTCTTCAAACATTATTACTTGTTTATTGTGTTCAGTTTCAAACTTGTTTGCAACATAATGATTTAATCTGAATATGACTGAATGTTATTATACTGagtattgttgttgttctttgtttgtaCTGTCAGCGGTTTGAGGAGGATGCTGTGGAGGCCTCTGTTATGATGATCCACACAtttaacaaagacaaagacaaagtaAAGGCTGCTGTCGACATTATGAGCAAGTAAGACACAGGGGATCGTCTTGCGGACCTTGATTTCAGTTTTGACTTGATGTCTGTTGTCAGCGAGTTAAATATCTTCATTGGCTTTAATGTTGactattgttttctgttttttcattgaTTTGACAATATCTTGACAGGTATATTGAAAATATATGTAAGAATCCCACTGAGGAGAAATACAGGAAGATTAAACTCAGCAACAAGGTGTACCAGGTGAGTCTGAAACAGGGTTGTCTCATTTATGTTAACCCCCTTTGAGTATAAGCATTAggaatatattgtatatatttgatTTCAGGATAAAGTTCGGTCTGTGGAGGGCACTAGAGAATTCCTGGAGGCCCTAGGCTTCACAAGCATTATGCTTCCTGTAGAGGGTAAAGGTAAATGAATCCTGATGCTCATGATTAACAATTCCTTATCTGGTTTCACAGAATAAGTAAATGTCATGCCAGTCAGTGATTACATTTTCGGATTTATGCTGTTCCCTGAGTacagaggaggacgaggagttCCTGGTGTTACTGGAGCATAGCCCTGACGCCCTGGAATTAATGCAGGAGAGGAGGGACCGTCTCCATAGAGGAGAGCCAGTCCGAGctcagctggacagacagcCGCAAGCATTCAGATCTTCTCCCAATGCTCAGCGCTTCGAGCTGCCACAGGAATTTTATAACCTGACGGCAGAAGAGCTCAAGAAGGAGCAACTGCAGAGGTAAAGACTCCTAGTTATTGgttaatgtgtcattttttctGATCCACTTTTGGTTCTTGTAACAACCCTGACAGCAGCGGTCTTGATCATCTGAGGCTGTTTGATAGCTGCTTTTAAAGACCCGAGCAAAAATAACAGAATTAAACAATACATGCATGTATCCTGTGCTCTGTGcaaaatagaaatgtgtattGCATCTTTTTTAGATCTGGGggcattttctcaaaaaacaagatttaatGTTGTACACCtctaattcttttttttctctgattgTGGAAGTATTGACAGGAATGTAAAGGAAAGATCAATACCTGATTCCtaacatctctttttttctaatgGAAAAAACACTCTATCTGTATACTATACGATATTGTGCAACCCGAATTTACTCACAAGCTAGGCTGTTGCAAAACAACCCCATAATTGCCTGCACATTAAACTGAATGGATAAAGCTTGTTTTCTGCACGTTTGTGGCTgagaagaacaaaacaacagaaaagcagCACATATAATTCACCTTGATCGCAAACATCCTCAAAACACATgcataaataatgtatgaaaACAGAACCCTTACATTTTTATCCCTGTCATATGTGCTTCCTCACTCTGGGAAATAATAAAGTGTGCCACCAGACAACTAGCAGGATTGATGTCTTGTGGTATTTGTCCTTCATTCATTTTAGAGAACCTGCACtcaacatgtgtgttttgtgtgcatttCCTAGGAGTGAGATCGTGGAGAAGAATGCCATGCTGCGTACTAAAGCCatgagggagaaggaggagcagagggagagaaggaaataCAACTACACTCTGCTCCGGATCCGACTGCCTGATGGAACCCTGCTTCAGGGTAAgagcttcttttttctttgttttcagaacaaaaccaaataaaaaaagttgaaagTTCTGATGCAAATGGAAATGAGCAGTAGAGATGACGTGTGATCGCAGGGACGTTTTATGCATGGGACCGGTTGCCTGTGCTGTTTGCGTTCCTACGGGAGTCTTTGGTGGACGGCTGGCAGCCCTTTGAGCTCATCGCTCCTGGAGGTCAGAAACTTAAAGAGACTGAAGAGGTGGCTCTCGCAGAGTGCAACCTGGTGAGTGAGTCTACTTCATTGCATTGAATGGCATTGTCCTTCATTCATTGTCATGATGCCGTGCTACAGATGAGTCccacatgctttttaaaaatgtctttagaaGAGCAAATTAGGTCGGTGCCATAGATCATTTAAAACTTCTATGTCTGTATGTTTCAGgtccctgcagctctgctcaCATTTGTCTGGGATGCAGCCGTGCAAGCGGATATTGCAGCTGCAGGTGGGAAGAGCCCCGCCCCCCTCCTCAAACCAGAGCTGCTGGAAACCATTCGGACCCTGAGCTGAGCAGACACCCTGACCCCGATCTCTCCCTGCCGCCTCCCCCTGTGGTCCTCCTGGGGTGGAATTGCTCATTTACAAATGACTAGTGATacgtttatttttacaaatgctAACTTTAAAGTCAGTAGCGGTGATAAAATAGGGGCAACTTCCCCTCAATGCGCTTGTTTCGCTGAGCATTATCCTCCATGTGAGGATGGTGTCCCCTCTCAGCTGCACCTTATACTGAAGGACGCATTTACTAACAGATGGTTAGTAAGGCTTGTTGCATCATGAATGTACAGGCTGTGTAGAAAACCGAGGAACAGTGGAAGCTCTAACATTACCTACCAGTCAGGTATTCTTCATTTGGCATGTTGAGAGACCTTGTTTTAACTGTGGCGACATTTCCTCCCCTTGTTTTGAAGTAAAACAGTTATATTAACGCTATTACTGATCGTTCATGTAGAGAAGAATCAAGAGTAGTACAGCCTGGTTATAGATTCTGTTGCGAAGTATTTTGTATCTCAGTACAGAGCTTTTGCCATTTAAAAGCTGCTGGGTTTCTGTGCACAGGCCTCCACTTGAAATGCTTCTGTTTGGCGGTGCTCCAGTTTAAACAGTGTTTAGTGTGTCCGGTCTGATGCAAGTCTAGCTTGTCCGTTTGTCCTCTGCAGTGGCCTAACAGCCTTGTTGTACAACAGACTTCTGGCGTAGTAACTAAAGCTACagatgttatttatgttttttgagaTGAGCAGCAACCTGCACCTTAATCCAATCTTTCTTGATAATTAGATTTAAAATTGAAGTCCAAAACTGAGACTTCTTTTTACAGACTATAATGGCACTCTGATAGAGCACACCTGCgctaaatcatttgttttatgtcactTGATTTGGATCCACTCCGAAATGTAATCTGTTCTCCCTTAGCTTCACCCTTCCCAAACCAAAAACCTAACCTCCTTCATGAAGGGTATTAAGATCAAATCTGAAGTTGAATCTAATACCAATATATATTCTTGTATTTGAGCAGTTTGAAGCACTTTTTAGGATTACCTACCACTTTACAAAACACTAAAAGGTGCCctcaatgtaaaaaataaagcttgAAGATATCGCTTTATGCATACTATGGTAGTAACGGTCGTAATTGCAGAGGCTCACTGCAGAGGTTTCATGTAGCTTACTTGCTCTGGCATGCTGGCTGgcataaattacatttctgttgtcAAAACTGGTTGCATGTACTTTTTGTGTCTTAAaagtcatgtttttgtttgtatcaaacacatttccctGGTATAAAGAAGTATTTCAAACATGGTGGTAGTACACGAACATGCGGTTAACCTATATCACTGAATCAATGAGTGTCGAAGCGGTTTTAGATTCACCCTTGTCACTTCGTCAGTCGGGTGacttatacatttattttggtagTGCTTTTCctgtatgctaattatatttGCTTGTGGTTGGTTAAGATGACAACGACCTACCTCCCACTGCTTATCTATCTGACACATCCCAAGTGAGTTGTACACTAAAGTGGAAGtcctgaatgtttttcttttccagagGAGGTAATTGCACAACAAAAATCTGTTCAGCTGCTTTGTTAGGTGTAAAGTTTGACTACACAACCCCAGCGTTTGAGGACTAAGACAGTCGCAAGCAACATTTCTGCACTCCTctgctgtcttttatttaatgtaaatgtttgatcTGCATCGTAACCTTAATGGATTCCAAGTCAGCAGTAGTGATGTGTCCAGACCGAGTTGTATTCTGTTACTTTTCAACCTGCCTGTAAAAGAGATCACTTGCATTGCATCATAActtttgtttaataaacatttctgaGGCGAGTCTGTTTCACTTCAACATGTACCTAAAGGATgcttctttaaaacacacaagaacCACACAATGCGGACTTTCCTGAAAAAACTCTTCGAgtagaaatgttttgtattcctCTGAAAATCATCACAGCTTACACCATGACATTCGGTGTCTAGCGTCTACTGAACTGTAAGGCTTTGCTGCGAGACACAAATCTAGAGATTTTTGAGgctttactgtttgtttttactctACGCACTAGCAGGTACACACCATTTCCACCATGAATGCCAGGTGGTGgaagccatttaaaaaaaatgtttaaagccaTCTTGTCTGTGTTGAATGAATATATCTCAAATTTGTAGGGTATTCTTTATCCTatatttatcttaaaataaactAATGCATTCCTTTGTTAAGATTACTAGtttcaatgtaaataaaaaacatgtctgcaaGATCGCGCTCATTTGAACCCTATGAAGCATGCAGCCGAATGTCACACTTTTTACTGCTTTCTGCAATGGTGCCTTGCTACTGAAGTGATAAGTGTGTGTTGCTATGGCTGTTGGATAAGGGTATGTGTAGgaacaaaaagtgtgtgtgtccaactTCAGGCCCCACTCTGCATTATAAAgtaattcaataataaaaacgaTGAGCTGCTCAGGAGGAAACTGGCCCTTGTTGGCACCATTGGCCAAAATAAGTCCCAGCTTCCCCCTCGTTTGCGCCAGGCAACAGGGAGAGCGGTCTTATCCTCCACCCTTGCTCTTACGGAGACCCACACACTGGTCTCGAACATCCCTCGACGGGGCCGGACGGTGCTGCTTCTAAGCACGAAACACCTCAGTCCAGACATAAGCGACGGAATTAAGAGAAAGCCCGTCCTGATCAAAGATCACAGATAAAAAAGGAGGTGTTGACAACTTTGATAAGGTACAGTAGATGCCATTACGCATCAGTTAcgcacatttatttattcctgctCTTATGGTCTTTtctaaaatatatgtaatgAGTActttcatacaaaataaatcgGTATCATGAGAAAGAATACTTGGacaatgtattcatattttcttgTTTCAGTGGCTACTGGCTCTCTTCCACAATCTGGTTGACATTTCACATTACAACGCCTGCATCCTGTGGACATCAATCGAGCCATCCTGGCAGCAGCAGAAACCTTACGGGACGCTCTTCATTGAAGAGGTGGGAGAAATGCGGGTGACCCCCACACATCAAGAAGAGAGGGCGCTTTCCCTGCTCATCCGCCGCTGCAGGAATGCTCTCAGATCTGCAGGGTGCTGCTGCAGGCCCCTCTCTCATCGATAAATGTAACGGCAGGAGGCAGTGCGACTCTTGATGGACAGTAAGAGAAGAGTTTGCAACATCTGCTGCACATGTGGGAAATTCACATGCAAGGACTAGTCTGTCCATTTGCAGCCCCTGCTCAAACCGAGCTGGACTCTCACACCCAGACAGATCTTCATCATTCTCTGTTATATTTTTAGCACACAACAGGGCAATAGGCTTTTAGTGGGGGAAAAATGTGTGGTAGGAAAAGGCCTAGTGAAAATCACCATATATCATTAGAGCCTGACATGTTTAACTGTAATCTCCCACTGCAAAAAATAATGCCTCAAAATCAATGTTGCTGCCGATCATTGACCCAGCTCAggaactaataataataaaatactccttgaaatgtattttatggaaactattcagttttttttctatatGAATAGTCCAGGCTTAAGTAGTAGATTGACTCTTGTAAAGTGAAAAGAAATATTCatgcatgtcatttttaaagcagtttttggGAAGGTTATATTTTTTAGGGACGGATGGGATAGGCTTTTAAAACAAGGGTACGTCCATGTCTCAACCAAAACATGATCCTGATAAGAAATGTTAGCGACTGTGGATGGTTACTGTGTTAGGGTCCCACCAAGAAGTGGCATTGAATTAAAGGAATATAAAAGTGCAttacttttattcatgtttaatgaaCGTATCCTGTTCAAGTattctggaaaaaaacacacagaaaatacatacagtatttataaaacattgtgACACTGGACCTAACTGTACAAGTACAGATCTAGCAACTACTCCAGAGAGTTGTCAGAGATAGAAATTGCAGAATAAATGCACCAACTGAAATGGAAGGGAAATGTACAGATTGGATTCCCATTTCCCAATCCTTATTTCTgttaaactatatatatatatatatatacatacacatacacacacatttagattaGAAGATATGCGATAACGCcattaattcaacatttcagaaGCCGTAAAGAATGTTGTTTTGGATCTCTCTGATTCTTCCTCTGGTGAAAATTGGGCATTTCAgttctgctcttcctcctctgctcaaCAGCCTGTTGTTGCTAACGGTGCCAAAGAGTCTTCAAAGAGGTCCATGCCAAACATGTGTGACTGAAACTTCAAAAATCAATCAGACACAGTTAATGAACATTGGACAAAACTGCCCTCAATAATCAAGTCAGACACTCCTGATGTCATGCACAACTACATCTTACAGACGAGATGACTCCTGActctcaaaaaaaaaaggtgaaaggaTCTCATAATATTGAGCAGAATCCACCTGCAGCGGGTTGCCAGTACCAAAGTGTGCTGCTTCATTTTGCTTGAAGACTTGATTCCGTCTTGGGCACAGAAGCGTTTAGAACCAGGAAGGAGACGTATATCAGGGAGGTGGTGAAGCTTTGTGGGTGGAGCCACATTCCTGTCCTCAGGCTGTGGCAAGTGTGGGAGCAGCACTGGACACCGGGAGGGCAGCTGTGTCGGAGGGAGTGACTTCCATCATACCGTCTCCGTCGGTGGAGGACTTTCTGGTTGGGGCTACAGAGTAAAAACATCATGAGGTTTCATTTagataatataaaacatgtatgcaTCCACTTAAAGCTGAAGACTAAGGCTGAAACTAACAATCAATTGCAGCGGTGACAGCGATTGCTGtattgtgtttctctttgtaaCTATTCACCTGGTCACACCAACTGTAGGGAGAACCACAGAAACAGTTTGAAATACTTTGCTATATGTGTTTAGATTTAAGTCAGGAAAGATTTTGGCCACGTGATACAGTCGTAACAAGAGGCAATCACAAAACCTTACAGGTGTGAATTTAAGATACAAACTCAGTTGGCAAGTATTTTTCATTCCATCTACTAATCGTTGCAGATGTAATCAAAAGTTGCAGGCATTTGTAAATGAATGAAGAAGGTGCCTCGAACAGGCAGGAATCCTCAAACAAACTTGCTTCGTACTCTAATCTGCCTGAACACTGCCGCTATAAACGTGTATAAAGCTTCAGTGCACGTAGCTGCTCTGTAGGGGATGTGTATTCATTTATGAGAGCCTGAGGAGGCGATTAGCTAAGCCAGAGATATTCTGCACCCTGCAACATACATCATAAATGTCCGAggcagatgttttattttggacaTAGCCTGGCTGATGCTAGACTTGTGAACAAAGCACTttccaaaataataattatgggGTTGGCTTTCTTCTGCTGGCCAGCAACGTTCACAGTCAGGATCATTTTGCCTTTAACTTGAAATTCAAATGAAGCTATAATCATAccataattaataataattacctAGCTGAGTCAATTTTTGCTTAGAAAAATCCTGATGcatcatttaaaattaaatctgAACCTTATAGTAAACACTTAAAGTTCCCAATAACAGTTTAATATTCCTTCGGTGTAACTCACCAGTCTCTGTGGACACGATGACACAATCTTCCTCGTCTTCTTCCTCAGTGTCAGCTTGAAAACCATCTGCCTCTATTGCCTGAAAACCCAATGATATAAGAACACTTGAGACCGTGGTGGGCTACAGTCAGTACGGCATGTATTTAAGTTGATCATCTTAAAACAGATTGAATAAAATGCTGCAGTGAAGCCAAACATCTATTTGAGAGCCTTTCTCTACCTGCTCTGGGTCAGTACATTTCTTCATGAACTTGGTGATGGACATGCTGCCTgtgcttttccttttgttggAGGATGATGACGTGGAGGAGGAGTTCTGTGGTGTGGTGGGGGAGTTTCCCTGAGAGCCGGTGGCGGCCTGTGGTTCTTCCCGGGACTCTTCTCGAGCTCCCGTGGTGAGGTAGGTCCATTGGCAGGGCACAGGAAGAGCATCCTGACCAAAGCGGGTCAGGACCTCAGCCTGAACATACCAGCAGCAGCGTCTGTAGGTGGAGCGCTTCTCATAAGCAGCATTGCTCTTCATTAGGCGCTTCACCTGGATTCTgatgaaagagggaaagaaaacgCGTTGAGATGCAGTGTATGTAGCTTTTTACATATCTTTATAAGAACTCTTATAGTAAATAGAGTATCAATACACCTCTTCACAAACATTGTGATTTAACTGCTGCTTGAGAACCCATTGGAAAGGTTCAGAAGAATTCtgaattataatgaaaatagtATAACAGAGGTTGCAAATGGACAACATGCTTTCTTAGGCTTCAGAAAGAAGACTCTTTACTAGGACACTAGCATTAATATGATGTCAATAAACATGTatgtacatacagtggggcaaaaaagtatttagtcagccaccaattgtgcaagttaaGTTTTACtgatcccatttaaaaagatgagagaggcctgtaattttctcataggtatacctcaactatgagagacagaatgagaaacggtgtgtttgggatcattgtcatgctgaaagacccagccacgcttcatcttcagtgcccttgctgatggaaggaggttttcactcaaaatctcacgatacatggccccattcattctttcctttacacggatcagtcgtcctggtccctttgcagaaaaacagccccaaagcatgatgtttccacccccatgcttcacagtaggtatggtgttctttggatgcaactctgcattctttctcctccaaacacgacgagttgagtttttaccaaaaagttctattttggattcatctgaccatatgacattctcccaatcctcttctggatcatccaaatgccctctagcaaacttcagacgggcctggacatgtactggcttaagcagggggacacgtctggaactgcaggatttaagtccctggcggcgtagtgtgttactgatggtagcctctgttacttgggtcccagctctctgcaggtcattcactaggtgcccccgtgtggttctgggatttttgctcaccgttcttgtgatcatgttgaccccacggggtgagatcttgcgtggagccccagatcgagggagattagcagtggtcttgtatgtcttccattttctaatagttgctcccacagttgatttcttcacaccaagctgcttacctattgcagattcggttttcccagcctggtgcaggtctacaattttgtctctggtctcctttgacagcgctttggtcttggccatagtggagtttggagtatgactgtttgaggttgtggacaggtgtcttttatactgataacgagttcaaaaaggtgccattaatacaggtaacgagtggaggacagaggagcctcttaaagaagaagttacaggtctgtgagagccagaaatcttgcttgtttgtaggtgaccaaatacttattttacagaggaatttaccaattaattcattaaaaatcctacaatgtgatttcctggattgtttcccccattctgtctctcatagttgaagtgtacctatgatgaaaattacaggcatctctcatctttttaaatgggagaacttgcacaattggtggctgactaaatactttttataatgTAAATGAAGAAACGGATCAGCAAGGCACGCTTAAGCGAGTATGACTTTACTGAGTGTGGTCGGAGCAGCTACAACGGCAGCTTAGCCTAGTCTGATCGATCCGATCCCCTTTCAGAAAACACTTTCACAATTCATGGTTTCTACTATGGTCTCCAGGGGTTTGTCTAAACCAGGTAAACCGGGTGCTGCGCCCTCTTATTTTGGTTCTTATCTTAAGTATTATTTCATTGTACATAGCTTTTGAGCTCATGtgtttaaacagaaaataatatcacgttgtgttgttgttttacctgGTCGGGATGTTTTCTGCCTGGCTTTGAGGGCTGGACAGTTCAGAGGGGGATGAAGGTGGGGGGATGGTCTGCTGACGACAAAACTCCTGGAACTCATTGATGATCACTTTGGTGCTGTTGATGTTGCCgtgcagcagaggcagcagccGACCGAGTACTGTGGGAGAGAGCATTAGAGATCTTCAGAATGCCTCATTAGAAAtaatgtgttcttttaaaaacCTGTCAACTTCTGACAATGCTACAAAGTAAACAAACTtctacagaaacacat
This DNA window, taken from Eleginops maclovinus isolate JMC-PN-2008 ecotype Puerto Natales chromosome 9, JC_Emac_rtc_rv5, whole genome shotgun sequence, encodes the following:
- the ubxn6 gene encoding UBX domain-containing protein 6, which produces MKKLFDGIKKDIKFKTAGPGKKLTDDTSTKPDVVQSSSRARPNHHGPSEGSQRAGAAALARIEQIPRPKVHTSQDAIRNQVKRELEAASLAEKDKAESEERSKVPVIAPACLSVSGVYFTCPLTGATLTKSEREVHIKEAILMRFEEDAVEASVMMIHTFNKDKDKVKAAVDIMSKYIENICKNPTEEKYRKIKLSNKVYQDKVRSVEGTREFLEALGFTSIMLPVEGKEEDEEFLVLLEHSPDALELMQERRDRLHRGEPVRAQLDRQPQAFRSSPNAQRFELPQEFYNLTAEELKKEQLQRSEIVEKNAMLRTKAMREKEEQRERRKYNYTLLRIRLPDGTLLQGTFYAWDRLPVLFAFLRESLVDGWQPFELIAPGGQKLKETEEVALAECNLVPAALLTFVWDAAVQADIAAAGGKSPAPLLKPELLETIRTLS